DNA from Demetria terragena DSM 11295:
AAGAAAACCTCGACACAGCACCGCCGAAGGCGCTGTTCGAGGCGATGGACAAGCATATCGCCGCCGCAACCGCAGAGGGCCACTTCCTGGATGGTGGCGGTCTGTTCGGCACCGAAGATGCGGTGAACTTCGTCGTGCGCAAGGGCGCGGTCACGCGGGTCGATGGGCCCTACGCCGAGGCCAAGGAGATCGTCGGGGGTTGGGCGATCATGCAATACGACACCGTCGAAGAGGCGATCGCCGCCCAGGAAATGTTCGCCCAGTTGCACGCCGAGCACTGGCCCGAGGTCACGATGGTCGCCACGCTGCGCCAAGTGTCCGAGGGGCCCGACGAACCCGACGCCTGATGGATACGGCCGCCGTCTGGCGGGCCGAGTCGGCCCGCTTGATCGGCGCGTTGACCAGGATGACGCGCGACCTCGACCTCGCCGAAGACCTTGCTCAGGACGCGCTGGTCAGCGCATTGGAGCAATGGCCTGCTAATGGCGTACCCGACAACCCCGGCGCCTGGCTGATGACGACGGCCAAACGCCGGGCCGTCGACACCTTTCGGCGTGCCGACACTCTGCGTCAAAAACTCGAAGTGCTGAGCCGTGATCTTCGGGAGGAGGATGGGATGCCCGACCTCACCACCCAGGTCGACGCTATCGAGGATGACGTGTTGCGGCTCATCTTCCTGACATGCCACCCCGAGCTGAGCCCAGAGTCTCGTGCCGCGCTGACGCTACGCCTCGTCGGCGGGTTGTCGACAGCTGAGATTGCCAGGGCTTTCCTAACATCCGAATCGACTATGGGGCAACGGATTTCGCGGGCGAAGAAGAGTCTCCAAGCGGTGGGCGTCGAGTTCGACCTTCCGACTGGGGACGAGCGCGCAGCACGGCTCGACGACGTGTTGGCCGTGATCTACCTGATCTTCAACGAGGGCTACACCGCGACCAACGGCGCGCGGTGGATGCGACCCGAACTCACCGGGGAGGCCATTCGCCTGGCGCGCATGATCGCCAAACTCGTGCCAGACCTGCCCGAGGTGCACGGACTGCAGTCGCTCCTGGAACTGCAGGCGTCGCGATCGGTCGCTCGAATCGATACCGACGGACGCCCGGTGCTCCTGGAGGACCAGGATCGCACCCGTTGGGACACCCTTCTGATCCGCCGGGGCCTGGCTTCCCTGGACCGCGCGGAGCGTCTTGCCGTGCGAGGCGCACCGGTCGGCAGGTATGTCCTGCAAGCGGCGATCGCCGCTCAGCACGCCCGCGCTGCCGCCGCTCAAGACACCGACTGGCAAACCATCGCGCGGCTCTACGACCTCCTTGCCAGCGCGGCGCCAGGCCCGGTCGTTGAGGTCAACCGTGCCGTTGCCCACGGACGCGCATACGGACCAGCGGCCGGACTGGCAGTGCTCGATGCACTTCCCGACGGCGCCCTCGGCGGCTCGCACCTGCTCCCTAGTGTCCGGGCCGACCTGCTCGCCAGAGCCGGGCGGACCGCCGAGGCGCAGGCGATGTTTCGAACGGCCGCCCAACTCACTCGAAATGCCAGCGAACGTGACCTACTCCTGCGCCGCGCCGCGGCCGCCCGCGGACAGGCCTGACGCCGACCGCTACCTCACCACACCGTCGAAGGTCACGATGGGGCCATCGAATGTGGAAAGTTCTACCGTCAGCGGAGCACCGGGCTCATAGCCGAACGCAAGGTCGAACGACAGTTTCCTTCCCGGGAGGACAG
Protein-coding regions in this window:
- a CDS encoding YciI family protein: MPRFMGLVRMEENLDTAPPKALFEAMDKHIAAATAEGHFLDGGGLFGTEDAVNFVVRKGAVTRVDGPYAEAKEIVGGWAIMQYDTVEEAIAAQEMFAQLHAEHWPEVTMVATLRQVSEGPDEPDA
- a CDS encoding RNA polymerase sigma factor; the protein is MDTAAVWRAESARLIGALTRMTRDLDLAEDLAQDALVSALEQWPANGVPDNPGAWLMTTAKRRAVDTFRRADTLRQKLEVLSRDLREEDGMPDLTTQVDAIEDDVLRLIFLTCHPELSPESRAALTLRLVGGLSTAEIARAFLTSESTMGQRISRAKKSLQAVGVEFDLPTGDERAARLDDVLAVIYLIFNEGYTATNGARWMRPELTGEAIRLARMIAKLVPDLPEVHGLQSLLELQASRSVARIDTDGRPVLLEDQDRTRWDTLLIRRGLASLDRAERLAVRGAPVGRYVLQAAIAAQHARAAAAQDTDWQTIARLYDLLASAAPGPVVEVNRAVAHGRAYGPAAGLAVLDALPDGALGGSHLLPSVRADLLARAGRTAEAQAMFRTAAQLTRNASERDLLLRRAAAARGQA